In the Ruminococcus sp. OA3 genome, one interval contains:
- a CDS encoding solute:sodium symporter family transporter produces the protein MSWIVPVTFVGFTALVAIISWWKTRNDKLDTEEGYFLAGRGLMGPVIAGSLLMTNLSAEQLVGMNGQSVRIGMSPMGWEVTSAVALVILAFVLMPKYLKVGLTTVPQFFEERYDAATRRLVSFIVLFSYVIIMLPNILYAGALVFENIFHVSDILGCNQFAAIALLCVLIAVIGSIYSICGGLHAVALSDSINGIGLILGGLLVPVFGLIALGKASGGGFAEGLDIFLHQDPTMLNAIDAPTLNEPYLPWPLLFTGLLINNLYYWATNQSIIQRTFAARNLKEAQKGAVFAGFLKILTPIIIIVPGIIAYYLYGASALGNNGDDAYPMIVANVMPTALLGFFAAVMFGAILSSYNSVLNSASTIYALDVHKPMFAPEAEDARLVKIGQKFGLIVAIFSVIIAPFMLYMGGITTFVNSCFAAFNTPLFVCLIVGFFSKKTPAFMPKIVIPVHVVLYCILNFGLRRVIPALADIHYLYFTAALFVFDMILVYVITKLHPRETDYELRDSKAVDMTPWKSGKVVAAIVLCVMVVAYIVFSPLVFGA, from the coding sequence ATGAGCTGGATAGTTCCAGTAACATTCGTTGGTTTTACCGCACTGGTAGCCATAATTTCCTGGTGGAAAACCAGAAACGACAAACTTGACACCGAAGAGGGATATTTTCTTGCCGGCAGAGGTCTGATGGGCCCTGTAATCGCGGGTTCACTTCTGATGACGAACCTGTCTGCAGAACAGCTGGTGGGAATGAACGGTCAATCTGTTCGGATTGGGATGAGTCCTATGGGCTGGGAGGTCACTTCCGCCGTTGCACTTGTCATCCTTGCATTCGTACTGATGCCAAAATACCTGAAGGTTGGACTTACCACTGTACCACAATTTTTCGAGGAGAGATATGACGCCGCCACAAGGAGACTGGTATCATTTATCGTCCTCTTTTCTTATGTCATCATCATGCTTCCCAACATTCTGTATGCGGGAGCGCTGGTATTTGAAAATATTTTCCATGTCTCAGACATTCTGGGCTGCAACCAGTTTGCTGCAATTGCACTGCTGTGTGTACTGATTGCTGTTATCGGTTCCATCTACTCTATCTGTGGCGGCCTTCACGCCGTCGCGCTGTCTGATTCAATCAACGGTATCGGACTGATCCTGGGTGGACTGCTGGTTCCTGTTTTCGGATTGATAGCACTTGGGAAAGCGTCCGGCGGAGGATTTGCAGAAGGTCTTGACATTTTTCTGCATCAGGATCCAACCATGCTGAATGCAATTGATGCCCCAACCCTGAATGAGCCATACCTTCCATGGCCGCTCCTGTTCACGGGACTGCTGATCAATAACCTGTACTACTGGGCAACCAACCAGTCGATCATCCAGAGAACTTTTGCAGCCAGGAATCTAAAAGAAGCTCAGAAAGGTGCCGTCTTTGCAGGTTTCCTGAAAATCCTGACACCGATCATCATCATCGTACCGGGTATCATCGCATACTATTTATACGGTGCATCCGCACTCGGCAACAACGGTGACGACGCGTATCCTATGATTGTAGCCAATGTTATGCCTACAGCACTGCTCGGATTCTTTGCCGCAGTGATGTTTGGAGCTATTTTGTCATCCTATAACTCTGTGCTGAATTCAGCTTCCACTATTTACGCGCTGGATGTACATAAACCCATGTTTGCTCCTGAAGCGGAGGACGCCCGGCTGGTAAAGATCGGACAGAAATTTGGTCTAATCGTTGCTATCTTCTCGGTCATTATAGCGCCGTTTATGCTCTACATGGGTGGTATTACAACATTTGTGAACTCATGCTTTGCAGCATTTAATACACCATTGTTTGTATGCCTGATCGTAGGATTCTTCTCAAAGAAAACACCGGCTTTCATGCCAAAGATCGTTATTCCTGTCCATGTGGTACTGTACTGTATATTAAATTTTGGACTGCGCCGGGTCATTCCTGCGCTGGCAGATATCCATTACCTTTATTTTACAGCCGCACTGTTTGTCTTTGACATGATTCTTGTATATGTTATCACAAAACTGCATCCAAGAGAAACTGACTACGAACTGCGTGATTCCAAGGCTGTCGATATGACTCCCTGGAAAAGTGGAAAAGTGGTCGCTGCCATCGTATTGTGCGTCATGGTTGTTGCATATATTGTATTTTCTCCACTCGTTTTCGGAGCATAA
- a CDS encoding SGNH/GDSL hydrolase family protein, with protein MKTIMFFGDSLTWGYDAVSTRRFPSDVRFTGIIGQRFQGCRIVEEGLKGRTNALDDCLEPDRNGSKVLPMLLCTHDPIDIFVIMLGTNDTKRKFRNSAVEIAKALERNVRMVQSPQMWDGVEAPKILIVCPPGVTADYAGDTMEGYFDEGSVEVSRQLDKEYRKVAEAYGCEYLNAMEVTGPCREDGVHLDREGHRALADALEAKLNEMLKA; from the coding sequence ATGAAGACAATTATGTTTTTTGGTGATTCCCTCACGTGGGGATATGATGCGGTTTCAACAAGGAGGTTTCCGTCAGATGTACGCTTTACAGGAATTATCGGTCAGCGCTTTCAGGGGTGCCGTATAGTAGAGGAAGGACTAAAGGGGCGCACCAATGCACTCGACGACTGCCTGGAACCGGACAGAAACGGCAGCAAAGTGCTGCCAATGCTTCTGTGTACACATGATCCAATCGACATTTTTGTTATTATGCTTGGCACGAATGATACGAAAAGAAAATTTCGCAATTCCGCTGTTGAGATAGCCAAAGCGCTGGAACGAAATGTCAGGATGGTGCAGTCACCACAGATGTGGGACGGCGTGGAGGCACCAAAGATTCTGATCGTCTGCCCTCCGGGGGTTACTGCGGACTATGCGGGAGACACGATGGAAGGGTATTTTGATGAAGGTTCCGTGGAGGTATCGAGGCAGCTGGACAAAGAGTATCGGAAAGTTGCAGAAGCTTATGGGTGTGAGTATCTGAACGCCATGGAAGTTACCGGTCCGTGCAGGGAGGATGGGGTACATCTGGACAGGGAAGGCCACAGGGCACTTGCGGATGCACTGGAAGCTAAGCTGAATGAAATGTTGAAAGCGTAG
- a CDS encoding Gfo/Idh/MocA family oxidoreductase, giving the protein MSDVLRVGVVGTGAIGRTHIERINNTLQGARAVACSDVNVEFGTSVAEKYGCKFYEDGEEMIASDEVDAVVVTTIDEFHEKYVTAAVKAGKFVLCEKPLAPKADACKRIMEAEMAGGRHLVQVGFMRRYDPGYNQLKKMLDSGEFGDALMVHCCHRNATCPDYTTTAMSVENTMIHEIDVMRWLLGEEYDEVEVVFPKASRKSTEILRDPQIMYLTTKSGVRIDVEAFVKCGYGYDIKCEVCCEEGTLNLPEPPNAMIRTNASRVTPICKDWSERFIDAYNIEFQAWINACKENRVDGPTSWDGYVGQVTASTASIARDTQTKQKIVIEECPEFYK; this is encoded by the coding sequence ATGAGTGATGTATTAAGAGTTGGGGTTGTCGGAACAGGCGCCATCGGAAGAACACATATCGAGAGAATCAACAATACTCTGCAGGGAGCACGCGCAGTAGCATGCTCAGATGTTAATGTGGAATTTGGAACAAGCGTAGCTGAAAAATATGGCTGCAAATTCTATGAAGACGGAGAAGAAATGATTGCATCTGATGAAGTAGATGCAGTTGTCGTTACGACAATCGATGAATTTCATGAGAAATACGTGACTGCTGCAGTAAAAGCGGGTAAATTTGTCCTCTGCGAGAAACCGCTGGCACCGAAAGCGGATGCGTGCAAACGTATCATGGAAGCAGAGATGGCAGGCGGCAGGCACCTGGTACAGGTTGGTTTCATGAGACGTTATGATCCTGGATACAATCAGCTGAAAAAAATGCTGGATTCCGGTGAATTTGGAGATGCCCTGATGGTACACTGCTGCCACAGAAATGCAACATGCCCGGATTACACGACAACAGCAATGTCTGTTGAGAACACGATGATTCATGAGATCGATGTGATGAGATGGCTGCTCGGGGAAGAATACGATGAAGTGGAGGTTGTATTCCCGAAGGCATCCAGAAAATCAACTGAGATTTTAAGGGATCCGCAGATTATGTACCTGACCACAAAGTCCGGTGTCAGAATTGACGTCGAAGCATTTGTAAAATGCGGCTACGGATATGACATCAAATGCGAAGTCTGCTGTGAAGAAGGAACACTGAACCTGCCGGAGCCGCCTAATGCCATGATCAGAACAAACGCATCCCGCGTGACACCGATCTGTAAAGACTGGTCCGAACGTTTTATTGATGCTTACAACATTGAATTCCAGGCATGGATCAATGCGTGCAAGGAAAACAGAGTAGACGGACCGACGTCCTGGGATGGATATGTAGGTCAGGTTACAGCATCTACTGCATCCATCGCAAGGGATACTCAGACAAAACAGAAAATCGTGATCGAAGAGTGCCCGGA
- a CDS encoding GTP-binding protein — MVKVDLITGFLGAGKTTFIQKYADYFIKKGQKINIIENEFGNVSVDSIILKDEACDITQLSGGCMCCTAKVAFQNMLLDMSAEGYDRILVEPSGIYDVDEFFEILMTEPVKDCCQIGSILTIADARFDEKLSDEAQYIMFSQLLCTGKLIMSKTQTADEATQNATISRLNQIISDRGSRRVFGDDVCRKNWDDLTDDDFESFASCGYQLIEHEREFMQHGRVFTARVMAHLCTDQHDLEERIQKLLSDPSYGNILRVKGHIADTGGNWYEINCSLDGFYIRPSNVRKGLFIVIGQDLEEDAVQNAFIPRRRK, encoded by the coding sequence ATGGTCAAGGTAGACTTAATCACCGGATTTTTAGGCGCCGGAAAAACCACGTTTATCCAGAAATATGCCGATTATTTTATTAAAAAAGGTCAGAAGATCAACATTATTGAAAATGAATTCGGCAATGTCAGCGTTGATTCCATTATCCTGAAAGATGAAGCATGCGATATCACCCAGCTGTCCGGAGGCTGTATGTGTTGTACTGCCAAGGTAGCGTTCCAGAATATGCTCCTCGATATGTCAGCTGAAGGCTATGACCGTATTCTCGTAGAGCCGTCTGGAATCTATGATGTCGATGAATTTTTTGAAATCCTCATGACGGAACCTGTCAAGGACTGCTGCCAGATCGGAAGCATCCTGACGATTGCGGATGCCCGCTTCGACGAAAAACTCTCCGACGAGGCTCAGTACATCATGTTCTCTCAGCTGCTGTGTACAGGAAAGCTGATTATGAGCAAAACTCAGACCGCCGACGAAGCCACACAGAATGCAACCATCAGCAGGCTTAATCAGATCATCTCTGACCGCGGCAGCCGACGTGTCTTTGGCGATGACGTCTGCCGGAAGAACTGGGACGATCTCACGGACGATGATTTCGAATCTTTTGCCAGCTGCGGTTACCAGCTGATCGAACATGAACGTGAATTCATGCAGCACGGACGCGTTTTTACAGCAAGGGTTATGGCACACCTCTGCACGGATCAGCATGATCTGGAAGAGCGAATTCAGAAGCTGTTGTCCGACCCCAGTTACGGAAATATCCTTCGTGTCAAGGGACATATCGCAGATACAGGCGGCAACTGGTACGAGATAAACTGTTCTCTGGATGGTTTCTATATCAGACCGTCCAATGTCAGGAAAGGCCTGTTCATCGTCATCGGGCAGGACCTCGAGGAAGACGCTGTGCAAAATGCATTTATTCCACGAAGAAGAAAATAA
- a CDS encoding sugar ABC transporter substrate-binding protein, producing MKRKMAKRWLAMVTASMLCIGTLAGCGNGSGGNSSGDDGSGGKQESSSDSGEASEDASEKSGDYVYRVGFVNIDNGDTACYPAMQKFIEYVESDEFAKSVGADKVEALTADSAKDIEKQTTNVETLLSKGVDMMFIIGVDTEGNTTSVKACNEEGIPVFMVGTEASGGEWKFVGFDEVELGKRQGEWCAENLPENSNICYLQGTPGREASVQREEGFMQGIESRDDLTVLSSQSGDFDAATAMQVTEDWIQTHGEKINCIVSANSTMIAGAIEALKAARMNEEVTSVGVVHLGAEDGYPIPDGDEDYAIFVSWPSIGTLCGEIAERVYKGEEIDERTNIELEDMTAENFDEIVAAQ from the coding sequence ATGAAAAGAAAAATGGCAAAACGATGGTTGGCGATGGTTACAGCTTCAATGCTTTGTATCGGGACTCTGGCCGGGTGTGGAAACGGCTCGGGTGGTAACAGTTCCGGAGATGACGGCAGTGGGGGAAAGCAGGAAAGCAGTTCTGATTCCGGGGAAGCGTCAGAAGATGCATCTGAGAAAAGCGGAGACTATGTTTATCGTGTCGGATTTGTAAATATCGATAATGGTGATACTGCATGTTATCCGGCAATGCAGAAATTTATAGAATACGTTGAGAGTGACGAGTTTGCAAAGTCTGTCGGTGCAGATAAAGTGGAAGCGCTGACAGCAGATTCCGCAAAAGACATTGAAAAACAGACCACGAATGTTGAGACTCTGCTCAGCAAAGGCGTTGATATGATGTTTATCATCGGAGTTGACACAGAAGGAAATACGACTTCAGTGAAGGCCTGCAATGAAGAGGGCATTCCGGTATTCATGGTCGGGACGGAAGCATCCGGCGGAGAGTGGAAGTTTGTTGGGTTTGATGAAGTAGAACTGGGTAAAAGACAAGGTGAGTGGTGTGCAGAAAATCTTCCGGAGAACTCTAATATCTGTTATCTGCAGGGGACACCGGGGCGTGAGGCATCCGTTCAGCGTGAAGAAGGTTTTATGCAGGGAATTGAATCACGCGATGATCTGACAGTCCTCTCCTCACAGTCAGGGGATTTTGACGCAGCGACTGCAATGCAGGTGACAGAAGACTGGATTCAGACCCATGGTGAAAAGATAAATTGTATTGTTTCAGCAAACAGCACAATGATCGCCGGAGCGATTGAAGCACTGAAAGCGGCCCGGATGAATGAAGAGGTCACATCCGTTGGTGTCGTGCATCTCGGGGCTGAGGACGGATATCCGATACCTGACGGAGATGAAGATTACGCAATCTTTGTAAGCTGGCCAAGTATCGGTACACTGTGCGGCGAAATTGCTGAGCGTGTATACAAAGGCGAAGAAATTGATGAAAGAACAAATATTGAACTGGAAGATATGACGGCTGAGAACTTCGATGAGATAGTCGCAGCACAGTAG
- a CDS encoding AraC family transcriptional regulator produces the protein MLHNEKGVIGNSVMCFHTPSTTALDYLFYYNYSGLFYCNSTYRIQRAMNEFYEPYLFVFVNKGCMHLDYLGKNYSAYRNECLLFDCRQAHCYYADDNTIFQFVHFGGNISDYYIQKLCENQQHVFKPLNPQAISACFSRILESTEENIPNEHLISSDIHQLLSLMMTSRETFSSLNAKRVASAVHFMEEHLNQDITLDDLSDQAGLNSYYFSKLFKQYTDSSPYDYLLNLRISHAKMLLMTAFDSVASIAEQCGFNSPAHFIKIFKKKVGSTPLQYRKTHASI, from the coding sequence ATGCTGCACAACGAAAAAGGTGTGATCGGAAACTCTGTGATGTGTTTTCATACACCCAGCACAACCGCTCTTGATTACCTGTTCTATTATAATTATTCCGGACTGTTTTACTGTAATTCAACCTATCGGATACAGCGGGCAATGAACGAATTTTATGAGCCGTATCTGTTTGTCTTCGTCAATAAAGGCTGCATGCATCTGGATTATCTGGGGAAGAATTATTCCGCATACCGTAATGAGTGCCTTTTATTTGACTGCCGCCAGGCACACTGCTATTACGCAGATGACAACACAATTTTTCAGTTTGTGCATTTCGGCGGAAATATCAGCGACTATTACATACAGAAACTATGCGAAAACCAGCAACACGTTTTTAAACCTCTGAATCCACAGGCGATATCGGCATGTTTTTCCAGAATACTGGAATCCACAGAAGAAAACATCCCGAACGAACATCTGATCTCCAGTGACATTCACCAGCTCCTCAGTCTGATGATGACCAGCCGGGAGACGTTTTCTTCTCTCAATGCCAAGCGTGTTGCATCAGCAGTTCATTTCATGGAAGAACATTTGAATCAGGATATCACTCTGGATGACCTGTCCGACCAGGCTGGTTTGAACTCTTATTACTTCAGCAAACTGTTTAAACAGTATACTGATTCTTCCCCCTACGACTATCTGCTGAACCTGAGGATCTCCCATGCCAAAATGCTTCTGATGACTGCTTTTGATTCCGTGGCATCGATAGCTGAGCAATGCGGATTTAACAGTCCGGCTCACTTTATTAAGATTTTCAAAAAGAAAGTAGGAAGCACCCCTCTGCAGTACCGCAAAACTCATGCCAGTATATAA
- a CDS encoding uroporphyrinogen decarboxylase family protein has protein sequence MNSRERVLASLNHKQPDKVPIDLGSTYNSGISACALYRLRKYYGLEEKPIQIYETSQMIGAMDADIVDRMDIDVIGLTCANDCVGVPLHGPMQDFTMPDGTPVKISAKHKYEIDASGKSYLHPQGNENYAPSYVMPEGGYFFDAINRSPGFDEDNLTPAEDFKDDFNPISDEDADWYAENAKLLRDTTDKAVFGCFGMGGIGDPSGIPGGHVLEPKGIRTYQDWCMAQLLYPEYIHEVFEMQTENALKSLEIYYQAVGDNIDAINISGTDFGTQVGPIMSLDTFRELYKPYYKRMNDWVHEHTNWKTHFHCCGAMKIFIEDFIDMGVDILNPVQLSAVGMDMHELKEKYGSRITFWGGGVDTQGLLPTGTPEEVKAQVKERLDVLARGGGYVFNTIHNIMGNVPAENIAACFEAVREFQF, from the coding sequence ATGAACTCGAGAGAACGGGTATTAGCATCATTAAACCACAAACAGCCGGATAAGGTACCGATTGATCTGGGATCCACCTATAATTCCGGAATCAGTGCGTGCGCGCTGTACCGCCTTCGCAAATATTATGGACTGGAGGAGAAACCGATCCAGATTTACGAGACATCCCAGATGATTGGTGCGATGGATGCAGACATTGTCGACAGGATGGATATCGATGTGATCGGGCTGACATGTGCCAACGACTGTGTCGGGGTTCCGCTGCACGGACCAATGCAGGATTTCACTATGCCGGACGGTACACCTGTAAAAATATCAGCAAAACATAAATATGAGATCGATGCGTCAGGAAAAAGCTATCTGCACCCGCAGGGAAATGAAAACTATGCGCCGAGTTATGTGATGCCGGAAGGAGGGTATTTCTTTGATGCGATCAACCGCTCCCCGGGATTTGATGAAGATAACCTGACACCCGCGGAGGACTTCAAAGACGATTTCAACCCGATCAGCGACGAGGATGCCGACTGGTATGCGGAGAACGCGAAGCTGCTTCGTGATACGACGGACAAGGCAGTCTTCGGATGTTTTGGCATGGGCGGGATCGGGGATCCTTCCGGGATTCCGGGTGGTCATGTGCTGGAGCCGAAGGGAATCCGTACTTATCAGGACTGGTGCATGGCACAGCTGCTGTACCCGGAATATATCCATGAGGTATTCGAAATGCAGACAGAGAATGCGCTGAAGAGTCTGGAAATCTACTATCAGGCAGTCGGTGACAATATCGATGCCATCAACATCAGCGGAACAGATTTCGGAACGCAGGTGGGACCGATCATGTCCCTGGATACATTCCGCGAGCTGTATAAGCCGTACTACAAACGAATGAATGACTGGGTACATGAGCATACGAACTGGAAGACGCATTTCCACTGCTGCGGCGCCATGAAGATCTTCATCGAAGATTTCATCGATATGGGAGTGGATATCCTGAATCCAGTACAGCTGAGTGCAGTGGGAATGGATATGCATGAACTGAAAGAAAAATACGGCAGCCGTATAACCTTCTGGGGAGGCGGAGTCGATACACAGGGTCTGCTCCCGACGGGGACACCGGAAGAGGTGAAAGCACAGGTCAAAGAGCGTCTGGACGTACTGGCCAGAGGCGGTGGATATGTATTTAACACAATCCACAACATCATGGGCAATGTGCCTGCGGAAAATATTGCAGCATGCTTTGAGGCAGTCAGGGAATTTCAATTTTAA
- a CDS encoding AraC family transcriptional regulator: MGIYYDFPSSDTSSIAVAFEQYRDPEEVELHMHHHYEFTLVNRGTCIHKFRGVEVPLIAGDVFLIPPDEEHGYLLDSNSAITNCYFFPERLGQFSEYVKTGTFQQSEIPFGLEDIKNQWDSLLSTITLRSGTIAEEPLLVTDNMTKQGVLHLAPAEAMDVESLLGRIHEEHLNLQYDSEYMKSAILQMILVIFKRAKNNQPQKLPKQPERKKQMIIDSLIFLEEHYPEALTVSDIAAASSLSESYFRNIFKEVTGLAPLDYLNRIRVIKALEYLQSEDLPISEAAAKVGIIDSNYFTRVFKKVMGYPPRYFKKIPKQPEEASTTI, from the coding sequence ATGGGAATTTATTATGACTTTCCTTCCTCTGATACCTCTTCTATAGCTGTTGCTTTCGAGCAGTATCGGGATCCTGAGGAAGTGGAACTTCACATGCACCACCATTATGAGTTTACTCTCGTTAACCGCGGAACCTGCATTCATAAATTTCGCGGTGTTGAGGTCCCTTTGATTGCCGGTGATGTTTTTCTGATTCCCCCGGATGAAGAGCATGGATATTTGCTGGATTCCAATTCTGCAATTACCAACTGCTATTTTTTCCCGGAGCGTCTCGGACAGTTTTCCGAATACGTAAAAACCGGCACGTTTCAGCAATCAGAAATCCCATTTGGTCTGGAGGATATCAAAAATCAGTGGGACAGCCTGCTTTCCACGATCACTCTGCGCAGCGGCACTATTGCAGAAGAACCTCTCCTGGTCACAGATAACATGACCAAACAGGGCGTCCTGCATCTTGCACCTGCCGAGGCTATGGATGTTGAATCTCTTCTTGGCAGGATTCACGAAGAGCATCTGAATCTCCAGTATGATTCAGAGTATATGAAATCTGCAATTCTTCAGATGATACTCGTCATATTCAAACGTGCCAAGAATAATCAGCCGCAAAAACTTCCAAAGCAGCCGGAACGAAAAAAGCAGATGATCATTGACTCTTTGATTTTTCTCGAAGAACATTATCCCGAGGCACTTACCGTCAGTGATATTGCTGCCGCTTCTTCGCTCTCCGAGAGTTATTTTCGGAATATTTTCAAAGAAGTCACCGGTCTGGCTCCGCTTGATTATCTGAACCGTATCCGGGTAATCAAGGCACTCGAATACCTGCAAAGCGAGGATCTTCCCATCTCGGAAGCCGCTGCCAAAGTCGGCATTATCGACTCTAATTATTTCACACGGGTCTTTAAAAAAGTAATGGGATACCCCCCGCGATATTTTAAAAAAATACCAAAACAACCGGAGGAAGCATCAACCACAATTTAA
- a CDS encoding AraC family transcriptional regulator, producing the protein MLCQLEGVLSGSDFYFFTPSATAKNQLFYFTSIGHFFCDYGYRVERQDYGNYLLLYVKKGKLSVTTEGETFNAREGDMAFVNCHLPHEYHAIGFTEFMWIHFDGSNSGQFHSDITKNICGHPVFHLEQGEHIERTFKEIISNCRYEKFCSEYEDSLNIYKMLIELCKNITGSGRESKDIKEQVVEEAISFIGENLDKDLSVGMIAEHVGLSESHFSRKFRQAMNSSPKEYIIRRRLNEAKHLLKTTALPVKEIALSVGFNSESHFINTFTAQNGLSPKKFREFPM; encoded by the coding sequence ATGTTATGCCAACTGGAAGGTGTGCTCTCAGGATCAGACTTTTATTTTTTTACACCATCAGCTACGGCCAAGAACCAACTGTTTTATTTTACATCGATCGGTCATTTTTTCTGCGATTACGGATACCGGGTGGAGCGGCAGGACTACGGGAATTACCTGCTGCTTTATGTGAAAAAAGGCAAACTGTCTGTGACTACAGAAGGAGAAACCTTTAATGCCAGGGAAGGGGATATGGCATTCGTCAACTGTCATCTTCCGCACGAATACCATGCGATTGGTTTCACGGAGTTCATGTGGATCCATTTTGATGGTTCCAATTCAGGACAGTTTCACAGCGATATAACGAAAAATATCTGCGGACATCCGGTGTTTCATCTGGAACAGGGTGAGCACATTGAGAGGACATTTAAGGAAATAATATCAAACTGCAGATACGAAAAATTCTGTTCCGAATACGAAGATTCCCTGAACATTTATAAAATGCTGATAGAGCTTTGTAAAAACATCACAGGGAGCGGACGTGAATCGAAGGATATAAAGGAACAGGTAGTCGAGGAGGCGATCAGTTTTATCGGTGAGAACCTGGATAAGGATTTGTCAGTAGGGATGATCGCGGAACACGTTGGCTTAAGTGAATCGCATTTTTCCAGAAAGTTCCGTCAGGCCATGAACAGCTCACCCAAAGAATATATTATCAGAAGACGCCTGAATGAGGCGAAACATCTGCTGAAGACGACGGCACTTCCGGTCAAGGAAATTGCTCTCTCTGTAGGATTTAACAGTGAATCACATTTTATCAATACGTTCACGGCGCAGAATGGTCTGTCACCGAAAAAATTTCGGGAATTTCCGATGTAA
- a CDS encoding Hsp20/alpha crystallin family protein — MMTPGIFGESLFDDLFDDFFDFSVFDDKAIQKAQKKLYGRHAANMMKTDVQEHSDHYEVDIDLPGFRKEELSLELKDGYLVISASKGIDKDEKEKKTGKFVRRERYAGSMSRSFYVGEDVKREDIRARYESGVLKLCIPKAEQKEPEVEEKKYIAIEG; from the coding sequence ATGATGACACCCGGTATTTTTGGAGAGAGTTTATTCGACGATTTATTTGACGACTTTTTTGATTTTTCTGTATTCGATGATAAGGCAATACAGAAAGCACAGAAAAAACTGTACGGACGCCATGCGGCAAATATGATGAAAACAGACGTACAGGAACACAGTGACCATTACGAAGTAGATATTGATCTGCCCGGTTTCAGGAAAGAGGAACTGTCCCTGGAGCTTAAGGACGGATATCTGGTAATCAGTGCGTCAAAGGGAATTGACAAAGACGAGAAAGAAAAGAAAACTGGAAAGTTTGTACGCAGGGAACGTTATGCGGGCAGCATGAGCAGATCTTTCTACGTTGGGGAAGACGTGAAGCGGGAGGATATCCGTGCCAGATACGAGAGTGGTGTATTAAAATTGTGCATCCCAAAGGCTGAACAGAAAGAGCCGGAGGTTGAAGAGAAGAAGTATATCGCCATTGAGGGATAA